In Chlorobiota bacterium, the sequence TGGCTGGCAGCGTTCGTTGCCGTCGCGCCGTCGGGATCGTTGTAACCGATGTTCGTCGTGGCTTCGCTGTTGTTCCCGCTGTTCACATCACCGTTGTTGATGTTCGTCGTGGCCCCACCAGCAGCCGGTGCCGTCGTTGTGAAGTTGTTGGTGCTGCTCCAAACCGGTGTCCCGCTGGCATTCTGCGCAAGCACCGCGCCGTTGACGTTCGTCGAGGCATATGCCTGCTGTTGGTTGCTGGCATTCCCAACCCAAATCGAGTTCTGATTCAGCGGAATCGTTGGCGCGTTGGCAAAGTTCACCGTCCCGTTCAGCTGTGTTGTCGAGGTCGGATTCCCAATCGTCGTCGTCCCACCTGCGTTCGGTGCCGTGTTGATGTTCGTTGTTGCGCCTTGCAGGTTCGTTGTTCCCAACACTGTTGTTGTGGTTGGACCACCGCCGCTTCCTGTGTTCGATCCCAGGCTTGTGTTGCCAAGAATGTTCGTCTGGCTGGCAGCGTTTGCGGCGGCACCTCCGTCGGGATCGTTGTAGCCGATGTTCGTCACCGACTCCGTTCCCGATCCGTTGTTCACGTCGCCATTGTTGATGTTGGTTACTGGCGCGCTCCCTGTTGTTGCGGCCAGAACAGTGCTGGTTGTCCAGGTTGGGGTGCCGCTGGCATTCTGCGCAAGCACCGCACCGTTGACGTTGGTTGAGTTATAGGCGGCTTGGACGTTCGAGGCGTTTCCAACCCACATCGCATTCTGGTTCAAGGGAATGGTTGGTGGATTGGTGAAGTTCACCGTCCCGTTCAGTGTTGTTGTCGAGGTCGGATTCCCAATCGTCGTTGTCCCACCTGCGTTCGGCGCCGTGTTGATGTTCGTCGTTGGACTGCTGATCGTCGTTGTTGCGCCGCTCAGCGTTGCCGGGCCCGTCAGGTTCGTTGTCCCAGCAACGTTCGTTGTCGAAGTCCCATTCCCAATGTTCGTCGTCCCACCCGTTGCCGGCGATGCGTTGATGTTCGTTGTGGAAGGGGAACCCGCTGCACTGCTGTTCAGGTTCAGCGGTCCGCCAAGCACATTCTCCGGAGCAGAGGAACTGCCGATGGTTGCGGACCACGTTGGCGTGGTGCCAACCACGGTCAGCACGGTTCCGGCGGCTCCGGGTGGATATGCCGTCTGAACGCCGCCAACACCAACCCAAAGGTTATCGGTTGCCAGCGGAATCGTTGGCGCGATTGCAAAGGTTGTGGTTCCTGTGAAGTTCGCGTTGCCGTTGACCGTGGTGGTGGTTGGCCCCCCATCGTCACCGGTGGCGCTGCCGATATTCGTGTTGCCAGCAATGTTCGTTGTGGAAGGCTCGTTGGCCCCGCCACCATCGTTGTAGCCAATATTGGTAATGGCTTCCGGCAAGCCCGCCGTAATGTCCCCGCTGTTGATTCCGGTGACGGGGTTGCTCCCCCCCACCGAAGAGAAGACATCACTGTTGGACCATTGCGGGACACCTCCATCCACCACTAGCACCTGCCCCGTTGTTCCAATCGCACGGCGTGCAAGCGTTGTTGGGGAGTTTGCATACAGGATGTCGCCAATGGCATAGGAGCTAAATCCAGTTCCACCGTAGATCGGCGAAAGCGGGGTGCTTAGTGCCAGGTCATCAACCGTTAGGCCGCCGGTGATGCTTTGGCCGCCGGTGGAGTGCCCGCGAATCACCGGGCCGGTTGCATCGGCGGGGAAATCAATGTAGATGTCGTTGGTTAAGGTTCCTGTTAATCGAAGGATCCCCCAAAACCCGTTGTTCGTGCCATCATCAAGCACCAGGCGGTGCATGGCAAGGTCACGTGGATGGGGGTCGTAGACAACCGGTTGCCCTTGCATAGCACGGGGAACCACGGCCAGCATGGAGATGATCGCCATTACGGCAAGCCAACGATTGCACGATTGATAAAGGTGTCGCAAAGGAATCATGAGATTGTTCCTGCTTCTGTATGGGACAGATGTACGATGAGGCATAGTAGAAGGGACATCTAGGAAGGATTCGTTGTCTGCGGGAGATAGCCTTGCCAGCAAGCCGCGCTGGCTGTGTAGTTGGTGCGCAAAGGGGCTTTAAATGATGAAAGCGTTCCCACAAAGTGAAACGCTTCAGCACTATCCCCTTTTCGGGTCCTTGGACCGTACCATCAAGGCTCCGTTAGAGTTGTATTTCCATTGACCGCAGCATTAGCCAAATGGGAATCGAACCCAGCATTAGGTGGCTATAATCTAAAGCTGGCCAATTCCGTTCATGGCCATTTAAGGCTGGATCATTCAACTGTTTTGATTCAAGTTTTTGGTGAAATTGGTTTGATGTTGTTGAGGCAAGTTGCTATTAACCATTATATTATTGCGGCTGCATACAAAATTCACTTTTAATTCACACAGTGTGGATAATTCGCATAATAAATTCACATTCATTCCAATACTCGTGATTTTATCAACGTAGTGATGGCTGATAAAAATATCTGATGTAAAAAAACATCACCTACAAACCCACCTTACGCAGGATATAGAAGTGAATCGTTGCCCGTTCAGCGATTTCGCCCTTACTGCAACAGGGTTTAGCATGAGTAACGAGCATTCTTGATGGAACGCCATGGATGCCCAATTTCCCAGATACCGCTTTCTTGCGTAAGGTGAGTTGATAATGTTCCTCGCAGAAGCTACAGATTTGATGCTGTAGCATCACGAAATTTGTTCAGTGATATTTAAGCGAGTTGGGATCGCATACAAAATTCACTTTAACACTTGCGCAATGTGGATAATTCGCATAATAAATTCACGCTCGCTTCAACACTCTTTGCTTCACCTGGTGATGGCGCGTGACAATATTTGATGCAAAGAATTCGACAAAAAAACGCCACTCAGCAGCAAGGGAAAGTTCCTTACCGCTGAGTGGTTATTATAATGAATTTGCAACCCTTACTCTAAGAGCCGGAATGCTTATTTGCGATTCACCAGTTCATCCTCACTCCTTGTTGAACTTCATTAGCTTCTCGCGGATATTATAGACTTGCTTCCGCGACATATCCATTTCGTTCGCCAAGTGGGATAGTGGGCGACCTTGGAATATCCCATGAATGATCTGCAAAAGGCCGTCGGCACTTTGGCGGGTTTTTTCGAAGATTGTGCCACTTATCATGGTGTAGTAGCGGTCGCAGTCGGTGCATCGCCAGGCCGGGATTTTTCCCTTGTGCCGCGCAATGCGGCGATACTTGCTTCCGCAGCGGGGACAGCATAGCCCTTGCGGGTGCAAGGTCTCCTCAATCCAGCGTAACGCCGTCTTCTCATCATGTATTGTCTGGCGGGCAACGGTGCCCTGGCGAATTGCCGTAAGAAGTCTGTCTGTTGTTTCCGCTAGTGCCGGTTGCGTTGCCGCACCTGCCAAACGCGAAGATTTGGAAGCTGATGGAGCCATTGATTGGTAAGAATGCGAGATTTGATGCTGTCCTCTCCCTACCAATGGGCAATTTCTATGCCCACTCATAATCCCACCAATAACAACTGAAATCTGTTGAATTACTGTGCGGAAACTCCCTTTGTGTCCGATAACCTAACATGGCATTGCGGCCTAATTACCCACTCACAGTCCCTTCAGGTTCTTCACTTCTCCAATCTTGCTTTATTTTGCTTCCTTGTTGGATACCGTATTGGCTTTAAGAGTATTTTAGGCGCAGCGACGATCATGGTAGTGAATCGGATACCGCATCGGTTGAGGGACAGGGCGGTGATCCACACACACTATTCACAACCGGCAGTCGCCCCGCGACTGCTGTGGGAGGTTCGTAGATATGGATTGTGGGCTTGGCTTCTGGAACCGTTGTGGCACGGCAATTCTGCTGGTGCTCCTTTCTTCTTTCTCCTCCTCCTTCGCACAGGACGCTGATTCAGGGTCGCTTCACGTTAGCGGCCAGGCTCGGCTTTCTGGGGATTTCTACGGTTCCTCCTCTTCCCCAGCAGGCTTCGAGCCTTCCGTCCGCCCCGCTTCCCTCCTTCGCTTTGTTCTGACCCCAACGGTCACTTATCGTGAGTTCCAACTCCCGATCACCATTGCCATTTCATCGAAACAGACGAACGTCACCACCGCGCTTGCACCCCAGCAAAGCCTTCAGCAGTTCCTGCAAAACCCGCTGAACACCGTCAGCCTTTCCCCTAAATATGGATGGGCCCAACTCCACCTGGGGACCCAAACCCCTCGCTACTCTGATCTTTCCACCGGCGACGTACCCGGGTTCGGTGTCGGTGCCGAGCTTTCCCCCGGGCCGGTGATGGTTGCTGGATTCTACGGCATCACCCAGCGGGGAATCGAACCTGACTCCAACGCCAACATCATTGGCGCGTACCAGCGGAAGATGTTCGCCGCCAAAGTTGGGCTTGGCGATCGCGAGCTGCGCTATGTT encodes:
- a CDS encoding IS1 family transposase, producing the protein MAPSASKSSRLAGAATQPALAETTDRLLTAIRQGTVARQTIHDEKTALRWIEETLHPQGLCCPRCGSKYRRIARHKGKIPAWRCTDCDRYYTMISGTIFEKTRQSADGLLQIIHGIFQGRPLSHLANEMDMSRKQVYNIREKLMKFNKE